A genomic segment from Amycolatopsis camponoti encodes:
- a CDS encoding GH1 family beta-glucosidase, with product MTETTAATAEQQALIDTLPPDFRWGVATAAYQIEGAVAEDGRTPSIWDTFCQVPWAIDNNDNGDIACDHYHRMPADIGLVGELGADTYRFSVAWPRVQPRGRGGVNEAGIGFYERLVDETLERGVTPWLTLYHWDLPQELEDAGGWPARDTAYRFADYAMLVFDRLSDRVRHWTTLNEPWCSAMHGYVHGVMAPGRRDYTAGLHAVHHLLLGHGLATQRMREAAPPDTEFGITLNMCTADPATDSPEDVRAARQADGLGVRIYLDPLVKGEYPADVVEDLADRGVKLPIQDGDLSVISTPLDFLGVNYYFGQQFSGVDESGKAVDDDGVPASRTIPFGEPTTAMGWEILPDKFTELLTRLGRDYPGLPMYITENGSAFDDDPDSSGFVRDEQRTAYLASHIAAVAAARNAGADVRGYFAWSLLDNFEWAYGYAKRFGLIRVDYETQERTIKQSGYFYRDTVRRVRGS from the coding sequence TTGACCGAGACCACAGCCGCGACCGCCGAACAGCAGGCGCTGATCGACACGCTGCCGCCGGACTTCCGCTGGGGCGTGGCCACCGCCGCGTACCAGATCGAAGGCGCGGTCGCGGAAGACGGGCGCACACCGTCCATCTGGGACACTTTCTGCCAGGTCCCGTGGGCGATCGACAACAATGACAACGGTGACATCGCGTGCGACCACTACCACCGGATGCCGGCGGACATCGGGCTGGTCGGCGAGCTGGGCGCGGACACGTACCGGTTTTCCGTGGCGTGGCCCCGGGTCCAGCCGCGCGGCCGCGGCGGCGTCAACGAGGCGGGCATCGGGTTCTACGAGCGGCTGGTCGACGAGACCCTCGAGCGCGGCGTCACGCCGTGGCTGACGCTGTACCACTGGGACCTGCCGCAGGAGCTCGAGGACGCGGGCGGCTGGCCGGCCCGCGACACGGCGTACCGGTTCGCGGACTACGCGATGCTGGTGTTCGACCGGCTGTCCGATCGAGTTCGGCACTGGACGACGCTGAACGAGCCGTGGTGCTCGGCGATGCACGGGTACGTCCACGGCGTGATGGCGCCCGGGCGGCGTGACTACACCGCCGGGCTGCACGCCGTGCACCACCTGCTGCTGGGCCACGGCCTCGCGACGCAGCGGATGCGCGAGGCCGCGCCGCCGGACACGGAGTTCGGCATCACGCTCAACATGTGCACGGCCGACCCCGCGACGGACTCGCCGGAGGACGTCCGCGCGGCGCGGCAGGCCGACGGCCTCGGCGTCCGGATCTACCTCGACCCGCTGGTCAAGGGTGAGTACCCGGCGGATGTCGTCGAGGACCTGGCCGACCGCGGGGTGAAGCTGCCAATCCAGGACGGCGACCTGTCCGTCATTTCGACCCCGCTGGACTTCCTCGGCGTGAACTACTACTTCGGCCAGCAGTTCTCGGGCGTGGACGAGTCCGGCAAGGCGGTGGACGACGACGGCGTCCCGGCGTCCCGCACGATCCCGTTCGGCGAGCCGACGACGGCGATGGGCTGGGAGATCCTGCCGGACAAGTTCACCGAGCTGCTGACCCGGCTGGGCCGCGACTACCCGGGCCTCCCGATGTACATCACGGAGAACGGCTCGGCGTTCGACGACGACCCGGACTCGTCCGGCTTCGTCCGCGACGAGCAACGCACGGCGTACCTGGCGTCGCACATCGCGGCCGTGGCGGCGGCTCGCAATGCCGGCGCGGACGTGCGCGGGTACTTCGCGTGGTCCCTTTTGGACAACTTCGAGTGGGCGTACGGCTACGCGAAGCGCTTCGGCCTGATCCGCGTGGACTACGAGACCCAGGAGCGCACGATCAAGCAGAGTGGCTACTTCTACCGCGACACGGTTCGCCGGGTTCGCGGCAGCTGA
- a CDS encoding DUF2306 domain-containing protein — translation MGPLALVVLAFLSFSLPPYLALDPAQSRVPAPEGFPAHYWFLVGHVVFGSIAMIGAVLQIWPWLRRTHPVVHRYAGRAYVFAGVLPSGLMALTIGSQSPFGPVTRVSDVLASVLWIGCTIAGWRAVRERRFGDHRKWMIRSVTLTFSIIVNRVISPIAMIVLEPQIPTTFGGSELAYSQSVGALSSWGGLAFALIVSQLILERRPAKKPASAR, via the coding sequence ATCGGCCCGCTGGCCCTCGTCGTGCTCGCCTTCCTCTCCTTCTCGTTGCCGCCGTACCTGGCGCTCGACCCCGCGCAGTCGCGGGTGCCGGCGCCCGAGGGGTTCCCGGCGCACTACTGGTTCCTCGTCGGGCACGTCGTCTTCGGCTCGATCGCGATGATCGGCGCGGTGCTGCAGATCTGGCCGTGGCTGCGCCGCACACACCCGGTGGTCCACCGCTACGCCGGCCGCGCGTACGTCTTCGCGGGGGTGCTGCCGTCCGGGCTGATGGCCCTGACGATCGGGTCGCAGAGCCCGTTCGGCCCGGTGACGCGCGTCAGCGACGTGCTCGCCTCGGTACTGTGGATCGGCTGCACGATCGCCGGCTGGCGCGCGGTCCGCGAGCGCCGCTTCGGCGACCATCGCAAGTGGATGATCCGCAGCGTGACGCTGACCTTCTCGATCATCGTCAACCGCGTGATCTCACCGATCGCGATGATCGTGCTGGAGCCGCAGATCCCCACGACTTTCGGCGGCAGCGAGCTGGCCTACAGCCAGAGCGTCGGCGCCCTGTCGTCCTGGGGCGGGCTGGCGTTCGCGCTGATCGTCAGCCAGCTGATCCTGGAGCGGCGGCCCGCGAAGAAGCCAGCCAGCGCGCGATGA
- a CDS encoding acyl-CoA dehydrogenase family protein — MTFALDPSQQAFAAEVRRLGSEQLRPLAESGVEGAVNRPMLKEMGALGLLARLFPGVASGKPSRQAAATDLCILRENLATVNTEAETALALQGLGSYPILQSGQDDQVAKWLPAVAAGDAVAAFALTEPDAGSDAAALSLAAEPDGDGWRLTGEKMWISNAPEADFYTVFARTTGGAGARGVSAFVVPADRPGLGGEHLDLVSPHPIGTLTFDGVEVRREELLGEENRGFAVAMRTLDLFRPSVGAFAVGMAQAALEATVDHTGAREAFGGPLIKQQAVAHALAEMATRTEAARLLVYAAAGAYDAGEQNLGGRAAMAKLFATEAAQFVVDSAVQLHGARALRRGHLLEHLYREVRAPRIYEGASEIQRTIIARWLASSRAAAPGSAG, encoded by the coding sequence ATGACCTTCGCCCTCGACCCGTCCCAGCAGGCGTTCGCCGCGGAGGTGCGGCGGCTGGGTTCGGAGCAGCTGCGTCCGCTCGCCGAGTCCGGTGTGGAGGGTGCGGTGAACCGCCCGATGCTCAAGGAGATGGGTGCGCTCGGCCTGCTCGCGCGGCTCTTTCCGGGTGTCGCTTCCGGTAAGCCGTCCCGCCAGGCGGCCGCCACCGACCTGTGCATCCTGCGGGAGAACCTGGCCACGGTGAACACCGAGGCCGAAACGGCGTTGGCGTTGCAGGGACTGGGAAGTTACCCGATCCTCCAGTCCGGACAGGACGATCAGGTCGCGAAGTGGCTGCCCGCCGTGGCGGCCGGGGACGCGGTGGCGGCGTTCGCGCTGACCGAGCCGGACGCCGGTTCGGACGCGGCCGCGCTGTCACTGGCGGCCGAACCCGACGGCGACGGCTGGCGCCTGACGGGCGAGAAGATGTGGATCTCGAACGCTCCGGAAGCCGACTTCTACACGGTGTTCGCCCGTACGACGGGAGGCGCCGGCGCCCGAGGGGTCAGCGCGTTCGTCGTCCCCGCCGACCGGCCGGGACTGGGCGGCGAGCACCTGGACCTGGTCAGCCCGCACCCGATCGGCACGCTCACGTTCGACGGCGTCGAGGTCCGGCGCGAGGAGCTGCTCGGCGAGGAGAACCGCGGCTTCGCCGTGGCGATGCGGACGCTGGACCTGTTCCGCCCCAGCGTCGGCGCGTTCGCGGTCGGGATGGCCCAGGCGGCGCTGGAGGCCACTGTGGACCACACCGGTGCGCGGGAAGCCTTCGGTGGCCCACTGATCAAGCAGCAGGCGGTGGCGCACGCGCTCGCGGAGATGGCGACGCGCACGGAAGCGGCCCGGCTCCTGGTGTACGCGGCCGCGGGCGCGTACGACGCGGGCGAGCAGAACCTCGGCGGCCGCGCGGCGATGGCGAAGCTGTTCGCGACGGAGGCGGCCCAGTTCGTCGTCGACTCGGCGGTCCAGCTGCACGGCGCCCGCGCCTTGCGACGCGGGCACCTGCTCGAACACCTCTACCGCGAAGTCCGGGCCCCGCGCATCTACGAAGGGGCGTCGGAGATCCAGCGGACGATCATCGCGCGCTGGCTGGCTTCTTCGCGGGCCGCCGCTCCAGGATCAGCTGGCTGA
- a CDS encoding ABC transporter ATP-binding protein, translated as MATTEQSPSDPVAVGSEGDLPVVLEAAGLTKHFPVRRKGRAALTGPRRAVQAVDDVTLTLRRGRVTALVGESGSGKSTVARLLAGLYPRTDGEIRLHGETVNVKHGRAFRAYARRVQMIFQDPFASLNPVHTVRYHLTRALKIHGRAGDDLEKSLHDLLARVQMTPPERYIDKFPHELSGGQRQRVAIARALGADPEALLADEPVSMLDVSIRLGVLNLLRDLKERLHLAILYITHDIASARYFADETMVMYAGRMVEGGDSETITQNPAHPYTRLLIDSAPDPDRLVGGAAELDPGEVPAERGAGEPPSLIDPPSGCRFHPRCPVAMERCKTDLPPRFEVDDAPGHWAACWLYDGAAR; from the coding sequence GTGGCAACGACCGAGCAGTCCCCCTCCGACCCCGTCGCCGTCGGGTCGGAGGGGGACCTCCCCGTCGTCCTGGAGGCGGCGGGACTCACCAAGCACTTCCCCGTACGCCGCAAAGGCCGCGCGGCCCTCACCGGGCCGCGGCGTGCCGTCCAGGCCGTCGACGACGTGACCCTCACGCTTCGGCGAGGCCGGGTCACTGCCCTCGTCGGCGAGTCCGGCTCGGGCAAGTCGACGGTCGCCCGGCTGCTCGCGGGGCTCTACCCGCGCACCGACGGGGAGATCCGGCTGCACGGCGAGACCGTGAACGTCAAGCACGGCCGGGCGTTCCGCGCCTACGCCCGGCGAGTCCAGATGATCTTCCAGGACCCGTTCGCGTCGCTGAACCCCGTGCACACCGTGCGGTACCACCTGACGCGAGCGCTGAAGATCCACGGCCGGGCGGGTGACGACCTCGAGAAGTCGCTGCACGACCTGCTCGCCCGCGTCCAGATGACGCCGCCGGAGCGGTACATCGACAAGTTCCCGCACGAGCTGTCCGGCGGGCAGCGCCAGCGCGTCGCGATCGCGCGGGCGCTCGGCGCGGACCCGGAGGCGCTGCTGGCCGACGAGCCGGTGTCCATGTTGGACGTCTCCATCCGGCTCGGTGTGCTGAACCTGTTGCGGGACCTCAAGGAGCGCCTGCACCTGGCCATCCTGTACATCACGCACGACATCGCTTCGGCGCGCTACTTCGCTGACGAGACAATGGTGATGTACGCGGGCCGGATGGTCGAAGGCGGCGACAGTGAGACCATCACGCAGAACCCGGCGCACCCGTACACGCGCCTGCTCATCGACTCCGCGCCCGACCCCGACCGGCTGGTCGGCGGCGCGGCCGAGCTCGACCCCGGCGAGGTACCCGCCGAACGCGGGGCCGGCGAGCCGCCGAGCCTGATCGACCCGCCGTCCGGCTGCCGGTTCCACCCGCGCTGCCCGGTGGCGATGGAGCGGTGCAAGACCGACCTGCCGCCGCGGTTCGAGGTCGACGACGCGCCCGGCCACTGGGCCGCGTGCTGGCTGTACGACGGAGCCGCCCGATGA
- a CDS encoding ABC transporter permease has product MAVPAADVKAAQALPVDAIAGRAKRRRFRFLTGGKTVTGLSVLVFFVLIAVIGEWIAPYDPSARSNDLLEGPSGRHWFGTTHLGQDIFSQVVVGTRSVMLVGLTAGIVATILAVIVGVTSGYLGGTPGEGLSALSNVFLVIPALPLIIIIGSAVPTGGDYLVAVIIGFTSWAWGARVLRAQTLSLRGREYVEAARATGESTWRIIFFEILPNLTAVIASSFVGTVIFAVMSEITLAFVGVSGLSNWNWGTILFWAQSQQALAQGAWWWFVPAGLAIAILGTALSLLNFGIDEFVSPRLRGSGKARVKGADGRTHRMRVGFTPVLGREEQP; this is encoded by the coding sequence ATGGCCGTACCCGCGGCGGACGTCAAAGCCGCCCAAGCCCTTCCCGTCGACGCGATCGCCGGGCGTGCCAAGCGGCGCCGGTTCCGGTTCCTCACCGGCGGCAAGACCGTCACCGGGCTGAGCGTGCTCGTGTTCTTCGTCCTGATCGCGGTCATCGGCGAGTGGATCGCGCCGTACGACCCGTCGGCACGCAGCAACGACCTGCTGGAGGGGCCGTCGGGCCGGCACTGGTTCGGTACCACCCACCTCGGGCAGGACATCTTCAGCCAGGTGGTGGTCGGCACGCGCAGCGTCATGCTCGTCGGGCTGACCGCCGGGATCGTCGCGACGATCCTCGCCGTGATCGTCGGCGTGACGTCCGGCTACCTCGGCGGGACGCCCGGTGAAGGACTGTCCGCACTGTCCAATGTGTTCCTGGTGATCCCGGCGCTGCCGCTGATCATCATCATCGGCAGCGCGGTGCCCACCGGCGGTGACTACCTGGTGGCGGTCATCATCGGCTTCACGTCGTGGGCGTGGGGCGCGCGAGTCCTCAGAGCGCAGACACTTTCGTTGCGGGGCCGGGAATACGTCGAAGCGGCCCGGGCGACCGGCGAGTCGACGTGGCGGATCATCTTCTTCGAGATCCTGCCGAACCTGACCGCGGTGATCGCGTCCAGCTTCGTCGGCACGGTGATCTTCGCGGTGATGTCGGAGATCACGCTCGCGTTCGTCGGCGTCTCGGGACTGTCCAACTGGAACTGGGGCACGATCCTGTTCTGGGCGCAGAGCCAGCAGGCCCTCGCGCAGGGCGCGTGGTGGTGGTTCGTGCCGGCCGGCCTGGCGATCGCGATCCTCGGCACCGCGTTGTCCCTGCTCAACTTCGGCATCGACGAGTTCGTCAGCCCGCGGCTGCGCGGCAGCGGCAAGGCCCGCGTCAAGGGCGCCGACGGACGCACGCATCGCATGCGCGTGGGCTTCACGCCCGTGCTCGGGCGGGAGGAACAGCCATGA
- a CDS encoding ABC transporter permease has product MRFLLQRLAFYVFTAWAAVTINFFIPRMIPGDPVQSLIAKNQGMISAEAMQSLYTLFGLDKNESLISQYFDYWGQLFRGDLGISFTFFPSPVSELIGDSLPWTIILVGITTIVGFALGTGLGVVAGWKRGSWVDGLLPVTTFLSSIPYFWLGLIALALLAGPGSFFPSSGGYDPGVVPGWDGGFIGSAIQHSLLPALTILISSMGSWILGMRNMMVTVASEDYVTVAHAKGLPERRVMVGYAARNALLPSVSGFALALGFIVGGTLLVEIVFSYPGVGYQLFQAVGSQDYPLMQGIFLIITLSVLVANLFADVAYLALDPRTRKEG; this is encoded by the coding sequence ATGAGGTTCCTGCTGCAACGGCTGGCCTTCTACGTCTTCACCGCGTGGGCCGCCGTCACCATCAACTTCTTCATCCCGCGGATGATCCCGGGTGACCCGGTGCAGTCGCTGATCGCGAAGAACCAGGGCATGATCAGCGCGGAAGCGATGCAGTCGCTGTACACCCTCTTCGGTCTGGACAAGAACGAAAGCCTGATCTCCCAGTACTTCGATTACTGGGGCCAGCTCTTCCGCGGTGACCTCGGGATCTCGTTCACGTTCTTCCCGTCGCCGGTGTCGGAGCTGATCGGCGACAGCCTGCCGTGGACGATCATCCTGGTCGGCATCACCACGATCGTCGGCTTCGCGCTCGGCACCGGGCTCGGTGTGGTCGCCGGCTGGAAGCGCGGCTCGTGGGTCGACGGCCTGCTGCCGGTGACGACGTTCCTCTCGTCGATCCCGTACTTCTGGCTCGGCCTGATCGCGCTCGCGCTGCTGGCCGGGCCGGGCAGCTTCTTCCCGTCGTCCGGCGGCTACGACCCGGGCGTGGTACCCGGCTGGGACGGCGGGTTCATCGGCAGCGCGATCCAGCACAGCCTGCTGCCCGCGCTGACCATCCTGATCAGCTCGATGGGCAGCTGGATCCTGGGCATGCGCAACATGATGGTCACCGTCGCATCGGAGGACTACGTCACCGTCGCGCACGCCAAGGGCCTGCCCGAGCGACGGGTGATGGTCGGGTACGCCGCCCGCAACGCGCTGCTGCCGAGCGTGTCCGGCTTCGCGCTGGCGCTCGGGTTCATCGTCGGCGGCACGCTGCTGGTGGAGATCGTCTTCTCCTACCCCGGCGTCGGCTACCAGCTGTTCCAGGCCGTCGGCTCGCAGGACTACCCGCTGATGCAGGGCATCTTCCTGATCATCACGCTGTCCGTGCTGGTCGCGAACCTGTTCGCCGACGTCGCGTACCTCGCGCTCGACCCCCGCACCCGGAAGGAGGGCTGA
- a CDS encoding ABC transporter substrate-binding protein, with protein MRVKRSIVAALVAVMALGSLTACSGGSSNAAQSNPDQVLNVGKPDGPQSENNNPFLETSALSNMGYRWMIYEPLVMLNRVKPQEPGKPWLATKWDWSDNYKKLVLTVRDGVKFSDGQPMTAEDVAYTFQLLRDNKALNVDAVPYKDITPAGNQVTLGFDSSQFVNQVKILQTLVVPKHAWQSVKDPALDTVKNPIGTGPYTLKSATPQTMIVTRRDSGYWQEAPKVKEIRYTSYTDNNAQVAALVSGASEWSFVFIPNYKAVYTNKDPQHYKLWFPAQLAVHGLWFNTEKAPWNDAKLRQAVSKVINRDDIFNQGEAGYFYPKNDQVTGIPTPAGDPFIAPQYKGQTVQVDVPGAKSLLTGAGYKFNGDKLADPSGKPVTLKLTVPSGWSDYITDLEIIKDNLSQIGITATVEKMNQDAWIKSVDTGDFEGLMHWTNDGATPYDMYRDVMDGNRYKPTGQGGINGNYGRFKNDEATKALETYANAEDDAARTAAMATLQKIMIDQQPMVPTSAANSGGEYSTKNWVGWPDEANPYGPAQPTLRNALDIVLHLKPAA; from the coding sequence ATGCGAGTCAAGCGCTCCATCGTCGCAGCGCTGGTGGCCGTGATGGCCCTCGGAAGCCTGACCGCGTGTTCGGGCGGCAGCTCGAACGCCGCGCAGAGCAACCCGGACCAGGTGCTCAACGTGGGCAAGCCCGACGGCCCGCAGTCGGAGAACAACAACCCGTTCCTCGAGACGTCCGCCCTGTCCAACATGGGCTACCGGTGGATGATCTACGAGCCCCTGGTCATGCTCAACCGCGTCAAGCCGCAGGAGCCCGGCAAGCCGTGGCTGGCGACGAAGTGGGACTGGTCGGACAACTACAAGAAGCTGGTCCTGACCGTCCGTGACGGCGTCAAGTTCTCCGACGGCCAGCCGATGACCGCCGAGGACGTCGCCTACACGTTCCAGCTGCTGCGCGACAACAAGGCGCTGAACGTCGACGCGGTCCCGTACAAGGACATCACCCCGGCCGGCAACCAGGTGACGCTGGGCTTCGACAGCTCCCAGTTCGTCAACCAGGTCAAGATCCTGCAGACGCTCGTCGTGCCGAAGCACGCCTGGCAGTCCGTCAAGGACCCGGCGCTCGACACCGTGAAGAACCCGATCGGCACCGGGCCGTACACGCTCAAGTCGGCCACGCCGCAGACGATGATCGTCACCCGGCGCGACAGCGGCTACTGGCAGGAAGCGCCGAAGGTCAAGGAGATCCGCTACACCTCCTACACCGACAACAACGCGCAGGTCGCGGCGCTGGTCAGCGGGGCGTCGGAGTGGAGCTTCGTCTTCATCCCGAACTACAAGGCCGTCTACACGAACAAGGACCCGCAGCACTACAAGCTGTGGTTCCCCGCGCAGCTGGCCGTCCACGGCCTGTGGTTCAACACCGAGAAGGCGCCGTGGAACGACGCGAAGCTGCGTCAGGCGGTCAGCAAGGTGATCAACCGCGACGACATCTTCAACCAGGGCGAGGCCGGCTACTTCTACCCGAAGAACGACCAGGTCACCGGCATTCCGACGCCGGCGGGCGACCCGTTCATCGCGCCGCAGTACAAGGGCCAGACGGTCCAGGTCGACGTCCCGGGCGCCAAGTCGCTGCTGACCGGCGCGGGCTACAAGTTCAACGGCGACAAGCTGGCCGACCCGAGCGGCAAGCCGGTCACCCTCAAGCTCACCGTCCCGTCGGGCTGGTCGGACTACATCACCGACCTGGAGATCATCAAGGACAACCTGTCGCAGATCGGCATCACCGCGACGGTCGAGAAGATGAACCAGGACGCGTGGATCAAGTCGGTCGACACCGGTGACTTCGAGGGCCTGATGCACTGGACCAACGACGGTGCGACGCCGTACGACATGTACCGCGACGTGATGGACGGCAACCGCTACAAGCCGACCGGCCAGGGCGGCATCAACGGCAACTACGGCCGCTTCAAGAACGACGAGGCGACCAAGGCGCTCGAGACCTACGCCAACGCCGAGGACGACGCCGCCCGCACCGCCGCCATGGCGACGCTGCAGAAGATCATGATCGACCAGCAGCCGATGGTCCCGACCTCGGCGGCCAACTCCGGTGGCGAGTACAGCACGAAGAACTGGGTCGGCTGGCCGGACGAGGCCAACCCGTACGGCCCGGCGCAGCCCACCCTGCGCAACGCGCTCGACATCGTCCTGCACCTGAAGCCCGCGGCCTGA
- a CDS encoding ABC transporter ATP-binding protein produces the protein MMDPVLEIKGLDVDYGVGDEAVRAVRDVHLTLHRGEVLGLAGESGSGKSTLAYGLTRLLAPPGVIRGGEVIYHPADGEPYDVLRLSDKQLRDFRWAETSIVFQGAMNSLNPVHKVVTQLVDVIKAHEPKSTRASRVARARDLLKLVGISADRLEAFPHQLSGGMRQRVMIAMALALEPRVVIMDEPTTALDVVMQRQILGQLVELRERLGFSVLFITHDLSLLVEFSDRIAIMYGGRIVEQAPAAELYRDALHPYSFGLLNSFPALRGPRRELAGIPGSPPDTRGMPAGCAFHPRCPKAFEPCDSKVPELGLPGGDPTREVACFLHPVAAH, from the coding sequence ATGATGGACCCGGTCCTGGAGATCAAGGGCCTGGACGTCGACTACGGCGTCGGCGACGAGGCCGTGCGCGCGGTCCGGGACGTGCACCTGACGCTGCACCGCGGCGAAGTCCTCGGACTGGCCGGGGAAAGCGGCAGCGGGAAGTCCACTTTGGCCTACGGGCTGACGCGGCTGCTCGCACCGCCGGGCGTGATCCGCGGCGGTGAGGTGATCTACCACCCGGCGGACGGCGAGCCCTACGACGTCCTTCGATTGTCCGACAAGCAGCTGCGGGACTTCCGGTGGGCGGAGACGTCCATCGTGTTCCAGGGCGCGATGAACTCGCTGAACCCGGTGCACAAGGTCGTCACGCAGCTGGTCGACGTCATCAAGGCGCACGAGCCGAAGTCGACTCGTGCGAGCCGGGTGGCGCGGGCCCGTGACCTGCTCAAGCTGGTCGGCATCTCGGCCGACCGGCTGGAGGCGTTCCCGCACCAGCTGTCGGGCGGCATGCGCCAGCGCGTGATGATCGCGATGGCGCTGGCGCTCGAACCGCGGGTCGTCATCATGGACGAGCCGACCACCGCGCTCGACGTCGTGATGCAGCGCCAGATCCTCGGCCAGCTCGTGGAACTGCGGGAACGGCTGGGCTTCTCGGTCCTGTTCATCACGCACGACCTTTCGCTGCTGGTGGAGTTCTCGGACCGGATCGCGATCATGTACGGCGGCCGGATCGTCGAGCAGGCGCCGGCGGCCGAGCTCTACCGGGACGCGCTGCACCCGTACAGCTTCGGCCTGCTGAACTCGTTCCCGGCCCTGCGCGGTCCGCGCCGCGAGCTGGCCGGGATCCCGGGGTCACCGCCGGACACGCGCGGCATGCCGGCCGGCTGCGCGTTCCACCCGCGGTGCCCCAAGGCCTTCGAGCCGTGCGACTCGAAGGTGCCCGAGCTCGGCCTGCCCGGTGGCGACCCGACCCGCGAAGTGGCGTGCTTCCTGCACCCCGTCGCCGCCCACTGA